The bacterium region CCAAGATTTTGATGTCCATAGAATATTGCGCGGTCGCGTTCGGGGAGGTATTTCCTTCGAGCGGGCTTTCCTATATCGTGAAAAAGAGCCGCGAGACGAACAGGCAAAATAGATGGTGAAAAATCCACCGCTGCCAATAAGTGCTCGAAGACGTCGTGCGCATGCCAACCGCCTTCCTGCGAAACATCGACACAAACACCGAGCTCTGGAATGAAATACTGTAAAAGTCCCCAATCTTTACAAAGCCTCAAAGCAACGGATGGTTTAGGAAGAAGTAATATCTTCCGAAGCTCTTCAGCGATCCGCTCGGGCGCAATAGTGGAAATCGAGGCCGCAGAAGATTTAAGCTGTTTTAAAGTTCTTTCTTCGATATTAAGCCCGCAGCGACCACAAATATATGCTGCGCGAATACATCTCAATGGATCGGCCACAAATGTTGAATCGCTAACCATCCGTAATACGAAATTTTCAATGTCTTTTGCCCCATTAAAAGGATCGATTAGCTTTCCATTGCGAAGATCAAGGGCCAGGGCATTGACGGTGAAATCCCTTTGCCCAAGATCCACTTCAATTTTCATTGAAGGATCGAGGCTGTCTTCGGATGTCCTCTGATCTGAGTTAAAGGCCCTCATTGAAGGAATCGAGACATCGATGGGACCCACTTTATTCTTAGGATACCATTTAATAACTGTAAAACTTTTCCCGACAGGCTCGGCTTTGCCATTATACCTGAGGAACTTCGTCAGTTCCGCGAGAGGAATAGATGTAACCAGAATATCGAGTTCTCTGTATTTGATACCTAACATAGTATCACGTAAAGCCCCACCCACAAGGTAAATACCGACTTCTTTAGGCAATTTATCTAGTTGCGATAACGGCAATTCGCGTTCGAAAACTTTTACCGAGACATTTTCCATTATTCTAGCATTCAAAATTTAAATATCAATTATAGATAAACCTTAAAAGTTAGAAATCAACGAATTTTTTAGAAAAGCGCTTTTATTAGCTATTAGTATAATAAAGACGCAATATGCGCTATATTACTTTGTTTTATTCTTATCAAGAAAAAACTACTTTCCGCTTTTTCGCTCGCTCGCCGCTCGGGGGACGTCGTCGGCCTTTG contains the following coding sequences:
- a CDS encoding HD domain-containing protein, which produces MNARIMENVSVKVFERELPLSQLDKLPKEVGIYLVGGALRDTMLGIKYRELDILVTSIPLAELTKFLRYNGKAEPVGKSFTVIKWYPKNKVGPIDVSIPSMRAFNSDQRTSEDSLDPSMKIEVDLGQRDFTVNALALDLRNGKLIDPFNGAKDIENFVLRMVSDSTFVADPLRCIRAAYICGRCGLNIEERTLKQLKSSAASISTIAPERIAEELRKILLLPKPSVALRLCKDWGLLQYFIPELGVCVDVSQEGGWHAHDVFEHLLAAVDFSPSILPVRLAALFHDIGKPARRKYLPERDRAIFYGHQNLGEKMTRRIMARLMFSKDLTERVAKLVRFHMFTQAQTDKGIRRFVRNVGIDLLDDLFALRYADIEAQGTDRDKTSDEYYQRQIDKILSEKPPLSVKDLEINGEDVMRVLNINQGPTVGKILDDFLELVIDDPSMNERELLLAKLRQIDTYSKSGTDR